The following nucleotide sequence is from Kiritimatiella glycovorans.
TCTAAAAGAAACCGGACGGGGTTTGGAAACAAACCTGAAGTACATTGAAGAAGGAGTTGAGAGAATGAAGAAGATGATTAAGAAATCAGGGTTTACCCTGGTGGAAATCATGATCGTCGTGGCGATCATCGGTCTGCTGGCCGCGATCGGTATTCCGTCGTTCCAGAAGGCTCGCGCGAACGCGCTCGAAAAGAGCAAGGAAAACAACGTTCGCATGATCGAAACCGCGGTCGAGCAGTGGGCGATGGACCAGGGACTGACGAATGATTCGGATGTCTCGGGTTGGACCACAAACACGGTGTCCGAGTATATTAAGGGTGGTCTGGATGCCCTGACGGTGGGTAACGGCACAAACGACGAAAACACAGTTGAGCTGAGCGAAATCAACGCTCTCACGGTCGGCGAAGTTCTGGAAGTCAGCGACTTCTATTGATCATCGGCGATAATGCAGAAAGCCCCCGCCTCGCGAGGCGGGGGCTTTTTTTTACAAAAAAAGCGCTCTCCCGTCCGGGAGAGCGCTTTCGTCTGACCGGGGGTCAGATTCAGCCCAGTTCGGCCATTTTCTTGAACAGGTCGACGCAACGGCAGGAGTAGCCCCACTCGTTGTCGTACCAGGAGATCAGCTTCACCATCTTTTCGCCGATCTTCATGGTGCTCGGCGCATCGAAGATGCTGCTGCGCGAATCGCCGATGATGTCGCTGCTGACGATC
It contains:
- a CDS encoding type II secretion system protein; this translates as MKKMIKKSGFTLVEIMIVVAIIGLLAAIGIPSFQKARANALEKSKENNVRMIETAVEQWAMDQGLTNDSDVSGWTTNTVSEYIKGGLDALTVGNGTNDENTVELSEINALTVGEVLEVSDFY